A genomic segment from Spinacia oleracea cultivar Varoflay chromosome 3, BTI_SOV_V1, whole genome shotgun sequence encodes:
- the LOC130469915 gene encoding uncharacterized protein, whose protein sequence is MLSGLSTKGYNACPICLDSAPSDRFGSKICHCSCRKWLPADHPYRCQGDKFCEKFETNEWVKAPSRPSGTDILRQQEKVKHVYGKSKAPPKKRQRGHDDDDDVQDESDFGTKRSIFFDLVYWEHNLLRHNLDVMHIEKNVSENILGTLLSMDKSRDSRNDREALEAWRIKSHLWLSTNPNGGECMPPASYSMSTEEKERFLNVLQKIKVPDGYGSNLSSCVNMKQRKLINLKSHDNHVLMQDILPVALRASKATKVIDLLARLSSFFKKLCSTTIDPDDLDGLQNEIILTLCELEKEFLPSFFTIMVHLLIHLVEEVKLGGPVQYRWMYPIERYLSHLKSHVTNKAQPEGSIAEGFLLEETIRFCSRYLQGVKTIFNIPKRMDHDIPNPNDYLFNSGGRVIGKEVSIRLDDKSLKQAHRYILLHSDEIKGDQDEFLTEKRQMNLQNPVTESDESNWIINEFGGWLQNKVHYIDATTEDGKLRNSLAGGLHSYGRKLKGYIINGYKFLSTDRDSRLLTQNSGIMVEADGDAYYGKVKDIYELDYYGDYKVVLRLLQDDPFVFSSQAKQVFYIEDEIQKGWLHVVKNKPRDVFDLGDSLPVEEEGGTN, encoded by the exons ATGCTCTCTGGTTTGAGCACAAAAGGTTACAATGCATGTCCTATATGCTTAGATTCCGCGCCTTCTGATAGATTTGGGAGCAAGATTTGCCATTGTAGCTGTAGAAAATGGTTACCTGCAGATCACCCATATCGATGTCAAGGTGACAAGTTTTGTGAGAAGTTTGAAACTAATGAGTGGGTTAAAGCCCCATCTCGTCCTAGCGGCACTGATATATTGAGGCAGCAAGAAAAGGTGAAGCATGTTTACGGAAAGTCGAAGGCACCACCGAAAAAGAGGCAAAGAGGACacgatgatgacgatgatgtcCAAGATGAAAGTGACTTTGGTACCAAGAGAAGCATATTCTTTGATTTGGTGTATTGGGAGCATAATCTTCTAAGGCATAATTTAGATGtgatgcacattgagaaaaacgTGTCTGAGAATATTTTGGGAACTCTTCTTAGTATGGATAAGAGTAGAGATAGTAGGAATGATCGAGAAGCCCTTGAAGCATGGAGAATAAAGTCTCACCTTTGGCTGAGTACTAATCCTAACGGAGGTGAATGCATGCCTCCGGCTTCCTATTCTATGTCTACGGAGGAGAAGGAGAGGTTCCTAAATGTTTTGCAGAAAATTAAAGTTCCTGATGGATATGGATCCAACCTTTCTAGTTGTGTGAATATGAAGCAAAGGAAGTTGATCAACCTCAAAAGTCATGACAACCATGTTCTAATGCAGGATATCCTTCCCGTTGCCTTAAGGGCCTCTAAAGCTACAAAAGTAATTGACTTGTTGGCTAGATTGTCTTCCTTTTTCAAGAAGTTGTGCTCTACTACTATTGATCCAGATGATTTAGATGGTCttcaaaatgaaattattttaacTCTTTGTGAGTTGGAAAAGGAGTTTCTGCCTTCATTTTTCACAATCATGGTCCATTTGTTGATTCACTTAGTGGAGGAGGTTAAACTTGGTGGACCAGTGCAATACAGATGGATGTATCCCATTGAAAG GTACTTGTCCCATTTGAAATCACATGTAACCAATAAAGCCCAACCTGAAGGATCTATTGCAGAAGGCTTCCTTTTAGAGGAGACAATTAGGTTTTGTTCGAGATATCTTCAAGGTGTTAAGACCATCTTCAACATACCTAAAAGGATGGATCATGACATTCCAAATCCCAATGATTACTTGTTTAATTCCGGTGGTCGAGTTATTGGGAAGGAGGTCAGCATTCGCCTTGATGACAAAAGCTTAAAACAAGCTCATCGCTACATTTTGCTTCACTCTGATGAGATAAAAGGGGATCAGGA TGAATTTTTAACCGAGAAACGTCAAATGAACTTACAAAATCCTGTCACGGAGAGTGATGAAAGTAACTGGATCATCAATGAATTTGGAGGGTGGCTGCAAAATAAG GTACATTACATAGATGCAACCACCGAAGATGGGAAACTAAGAAATTCTTTGGCGGGTGGTTTACATTCTTATGgtagaaaattaaaaggataCATAATCAATGGATACAAATTCCTTTCCACGGATCGCGATTCtcgtcttttgacacaaaattctGGAATTATGGTTGAAGCGGATGGAGATGCCTACTATGGAAAAGTGAAAGATATCTATGAATTAGATTATTACGGAGATTACAAAGTTGTATT ACGATTGTTGCAAGATGATCCATTTGTATTCTCATCTCAAGCAAAACAAGTTTTTTACATAGAAGATGAGATACAAAAGGGATGGTTGCATGTTGTTAAGAACAAGCCTAGAGATGTGTTTGATTTAGGGGATTCTTTACCAGTAGAGGAAGAGGGTGGGACCAATTGA